From Plasmodium chabaudi chabaudi strain AS genome assembly, chromosome: 12, the proteins below share one genomic window:
- a CDS encoding U4/U6.U5 tri-snRNP-associated protein 1, putative (term=annotation;date=20110426;qualifier=removed_product=conserved Plasmodium protein, unknown function;qualifier=added_product=u4/u6.u5 tri-snrnp-associated protein 1, putative;qualifier=added_gene_name=sart1;qualifier=added_gene_synonym=snu66;qualifier=added_literature=pmid:21245033;curatorName=ucb@sanger.ac.uk;~term=annotation;date=20150821;qualifier=added_GO:0000481;qualifier=added_GO:0005634;qualifier=added_GO:0046540;curatorName=ucb@sanger.ac.uk;~pfam_scan;Pfam:PF03343.9; E()=3.0E-15;score=55.7;query 523-571;description=SART-1;~pfam_scan;Pfam:PF03343.9; E()=2.9E-22;score=78.8;query 7-507;description=SART-1;~iprscan;InterPro:IPR005011 : SART-1 protein;Pfam:PF03343; score=8.9E-23;query 6-507;description=SNU66/SART1 family;~iprscan;InterPro:IPR005011 : SART-1 protein;Pfam:PF03343; score=2.1E-15;query 523-571;description=SNU66/SART1 family) has product MSCSEMEKENDNKKSGRGRKKKENASKEAENDVRENDESGQVKTISEEFNDDIDDVQNWVNKTRHAMNKKLEPENIKYSDDEDEEEEDGVSKKGKKKGKKQTKNNKKFSTNLKVQHKNDDIQNDMILTLKDQNVLSDEDDCLVNEELKKQNIKNLVTKNDDNYWNQNYYNPLSYYEDDLKNKNEQADNNTSINMLPKYDDKEHSFDVQVNYNSDEEDNKKKSNIKNRTNKIKKNVEDLKKRSLISTDDVITESGKAIQMKKRKVKNINKRKSDDVWSFLYEDPVNEEKELEQKDGDKTKKEKNTITSNSDSTKRNSNILQDVMEKIKEENMNMEFNYFDDTLLSHNEEEKELYELLEKGNDLKKKKKERINYQNELLKRVVINDDDKKIDDEKNNNTIKLTDASEFCKSIYLPIDMHESIKKSGAKKSGIEIAVSDRANNSNRLSKLNHNDEDEDDKDSIKNDEHDEEIDLSENGVSEIFNEIKLDEGLFGALEYLKTRGELNIEDKVYRNPENKPLHMATDKNDIKIDYKNDTGKVMTPKESFRYISWIFHGKKQGKNKLEKKIKRMEIERRFKENPMESLPTLNILKKVQEVQKKVYFTLSNNG; this is encoded by the coding sequence atgtcatGTTCAGAAATGGAAAAAGagaatgataataaaaaaagtggaaggggtagaaaaaaaaaagaaaatgcaaGTAAAGAAGCGGAAAACGATGTAAGGGAAAACGATGAAAGTGGCCAGGTAAAAACGATAAGCGAAGAATTTAATGATGACATTGATGATGTTCAAAATTGGGTAAACAAAACAAGACATGCTATGAATAAAAAGCTAGAAccagaaaatataaaatacagTGATGACGAAGATGAGGAAGAAGAAGATGGTGTGtcaaaaaaaggaaaaaaaaaaggaaaaaaacaaacaaaaaataataaaaaattttctacGAATTTAAAAGTAcaacataaaaatgatgatattcAAAATGATATGATTTTAACATTGAAAGatcaaaatgttttaaGTGATGAAGATGATTGTTTAGTAAatgaagaattaaaaaaacagaatattaaaaatttagtaacaaaaaatgatgataattattggaaccaaaattattataatccACTCTCATATTATGAagatgatttaaaaaataaaaatgaacaaGCAGATAATAACACATCTATAAATATGCTCCCAAAATATGATGACAAAGAGCATTCCTTCGATGTGCAGGTAAATTATAATTCCGATGAAGaagacaataaaaaaaaaagtaacataaaaaatcgtactaataaaatcaaaaaaaatgtggaAGATCTAAAGAAAAGAAGTCTCATTAGTACTGATGATGTCATTACAGAAAGTGGCAAAGCTattcaaatgaaaaaaagaaaagttaaaaatataaacaaaagaaaatcAGATGATGTATGGAGTTTCTTATATGAAGATCCAGTAAACGAAGAAAAAGAACTCGAACAAAAGGATGgagataaaacaaaaaaagaaaaaaatacgatCACATCAAATAGTGACAGTACAAAGAGAAATAGTAATATTCTACAAGATGTTATGGAAAAAAtcaaagaagaaaatatgaatatggaatttaattattttgatgaTACATTACTTAGTCataatgaagaagaaaaagaattatatgaattattagaaaaaggtaatgatttaaaaaaaaaaaaaaaagaaagaattaattatcaaaatgaaCTATTAAAACGAGTTGTAATAAATGACgatgacaaaaaaattgatgatgaaaaaaataataatactataAAATTAACAGATGCTTCTGAATTTTGTAAAAGTATATACTTACCAATAGATATGCATGaaagtattaaaaaatcagGAGCGAAAAAAAGTGGTATAGAAATTGCAGTATCGGATCGTGCAAATAATTCAAACCGACtttcaaaattaaatcataatgatgaagatgaagatgataaagattcaataaaaaatgatgagcATGATGAAGAAATAGATCTTTCAGAAAATGGTGTATCtgaaatttttaatgaaattaaattaGATGAAGGATTATTTGGAGCATTAGAATATTTGAAAACTAGAGGCgaattaaatatagaagATAAGGTTTATAGAAATCCTGAAAATAAACCATTGCATATGGCTAcagataaaaatgatatcaaaattgattataaaaatgatacaGGAAAAGTTATGACACCAAAAGAAAGTTTTCGCTACATTTCGTGGATTTTTcatggaaaaaaacaaggtaaaaataaattagaaaaaaaaattaaaagaatgGAAATTGAACGTAGGTTTAAAGAAAACCCAATGGAATCCCTTCCAactttaaatattcttaaAAAAGTTCAAGAAgttcaaaaaaaagtttattttacattatcCAATAATGGGTGA
- a CDS encoding conserved Plasmodium protein, unknown function (term=annotation;date=20150821;qualifier=added_GO:0005737;qualifier=added_literature=pmid:26292257;curatorName=ucb@sanger.ac.uk;~;query 645-645;GPI_cleavage_site_score=0.103199996;~iprscan;InterPro:IPR005607 : BSD;SMART:SM00751; score=7.8;query 228-286;description=BSD domain;~iprscan;InterPro:IPR005607 : BSD;Prosite:PS50858; score=10.0;query 307-360;description=BSD domain;~iprscan;InterPro:IPR005607 : BSD;SMART:SM00751; score=2.9E-6;query 307-360;description=BSD domain): MEEEKVIESGEVIYNNEKGNLFITNKFLIYISDKTKNEKEASNSLFLIDDIDLKVCIFSWKKTEKSKKKNKIRLTFALTSKKNNFCFHDYNNSESYIFEFLNERNYNTVTEAINYLNKDNLKNHIYIDFNLNLIKNKYNVYEDGQATEGNDQSINIEDEASAYNTPIIIDEYITKETSINDSAKKDDCIIIEDNYDGYNEQYNRGLKANEIDRKNDDGVEMQHEDDDEESEEDYENEMMKECHVVLNKIFESDERLKNLYRMCIENDILDEKEFYKIHKNDIYEHKYILSSNDKSILKEPIYISEEQKISKNVEINKEISKLILSENKKLKKLHDYYIENNILNEGTFWYFLFNNKYSHLFFYDKNEKDIMANKNFLNIQQTNQHSFENLMYNLENVNQDIKGTLEKCILSEYLSTKSSDKKNVIFKNNYYFNEENPEGFGILTNEKLITNNHNSLNLLINKFNNYCIRMVKEKKFTIDQFYDDLNEKINDTNLSDDVNEKKELLFNLEKKKNNLCNLQNEDKDDTKKLLQNKENLDKQFSIFMDDLITNRQNTSKNYSDLFAIGRQLFVLNTKKCQSNQSLLIGTIDYEQHILDIVKEYHVKINYLLNLFYTSYIPEQNKRDKILENLSKIKDEIQAKQEEYNSVLIMGKPLLIHLFEQITICKKFNEKLNKYIQEKRKKT, encoded by the exons ATGGAAGAAGAAAAGGTTATTGAATCAGGAGAAGTAATAtacaataatgaaaaagggAATTTATTTATCACAAACAAGTTTCTTATCTACATATctgataaaacaaaaaatgaaaaggaaGCAAGCAattctctttttttaatcgaTGATATTGATTTGAAGGTTTGTATATTTAGTTGgaaaaaaacagaaaaatctaaaaaaaaaaataaaatacgaTTAACATTTGCCTTAACAagtaagaaaaataatttttgttttcatgattataataattcagagtcatatatttttgaatttttaaatgagcGTAATTATAATACAGTAACAGAAgcaattaattatttaaataaagataatttaaaaaatcacatatatatagattttaatttaaatttaataaaaaataaatataacgTTTATGAAGATGGACAAGCAACAGAAGGAAATGATCAATCTATAAATATCGAAGACGAAGCAAGTGCATATAACACGCCTATTATCAttgatgaatatattacaaaGGAAACAAGTATTAATGATAGTGCAAAAAAAGATGATTGTATAATTATTGAAGATAATTATGATGGATATAATGAACAGTATAATCGTGGATTGAAGGCAAATGAAATAGatagaaaaaatgatgatggTGTAGAAATGCAGCATGAAGACGACGACGAAGAAAGCGAAGAGgattatgaaaatgaaatgatGAAAGAATGTCATGttgtattaaataaaatatttgaatcTGATGAACGTTTAAAAAACTTATACAGAATGTGtatagaaaatgatatattagaTGAAAAAgagttttataaaattcataaaaatgatatatacgaacataaatatattctttcaAGTAATGACAAAAGCATATTAAAAGaacctatatatatatctgaagaacaaaaaattagtaaaaatgtggaaataaataaagaaattagtaaattaatattatcagaaaataaaaaattaaaaaaattacatgattattatattgaaaataatatattaaatgaagGAACATTCtggtattttttatttaacaataaatatagccatttatttttttatgataaaaatgaaaaagacaTTATGGCaaataaaaactttttaaatattcagcAAACTAACCAACAttcttttgaaaatttaatgtATAACCTTGAAAATGTTAATCAAGATATTAAAGGAACATTagaaaaatgcatattatcAGAATATTTATCAACAAAATCGTctgacaaaaaaaatgtcatattcaaaaataattattattttaatgaaGAAAACCCTGAAGGGTTTGGTATATTAAccaatgaaaaattaataacaaATAATCATAATTCATTAAACTTATTAatcaataaatttaataattattgtatCCGTATggttaaagaaaaaaaatttaccaTCGATCAATTCTATGATGAtctaaatgaaaaaattaatgataCAAATTTGTCTGATGAtgttaatgaaaaaaaagaactattatttaatctcgaaaaaaaaaaaaacaacctATGTAACTTACAAAATGAAGACAAGGATGatactaaaaaattattacaaaataagGAAAATTTAGACAAAcaattttctatttttatggACGATTTAATAACAAACAGACAGAATacttcaaaaaattattcggATCTCTTTGCCATAG GTAGACAGCTATTTGTCCTTAACACAAAAAAGTGTCAAAGCAACCAATCGCTTCTCATTGGAACGATTGATTATGAGCAGCATATTCTCGATATTGTAAAAGAATATCACGtgaaaattaattatttactCAATTTGTTTTACACTTCCTACATTCcggaacaaaataaaagagaTAAAATTCTTGAAAATCTTTCAAAGATAAAGGACGAGATCCAAGCGAAGCAG gAAGAGTATAATAGTGTATTAATTATGGGTAAACCGCtattaattcatttatttgaaCAAATAACgatatgcaaaaaatttaacGAGAAACTTAATAAGTACATTCaagaaaaaaggaaaaaaacgtag
- a CDS encoding survival motor neuron-like protein, putative (term=annotation;date=20130922;qualifier=removed_product=SMN-like protein;qualifier=added_product=survival motor neuron-like protein, putative;qualifier=added_gene_name=smn;qualifier=added_literature=pmid:18035357;curatorName=ucb@sanger.ac.uk;~iprscan;InterPro:IPR002999 : Tudor;Prosite:PS50304; score=9.354;query 163-221;description=Tudor domain;~iprscan;InterPro:IPR002999 : Tudor;SMART:SM00333; score=2.5E-8;query 162-219;description=Tudor domain;~iprscan;Superfamily:SSF63748; score=4.74E-8;query 168-213;description=null), translated as MDEFNESLEDLEEKINEYNKQLALVRDEIKKYEQIQNDQNEENEQIQNLKKLECDMIEVINLTRDLIKYKKKNESDDEIPDQIAEENEQPFSNENENVMNESALLIGRTCSFMYENKRVYGSIENVVIQNNMEQLLVHIFETNEQVLVHKNYVQLNEILHTLSTSENNQYQALYKKDGQWYDCLVSKSKGDSYLITYIGYNNSEYVKNDQIRIKKKKKIKEVITPAGYKIPENLIVKENDSLKTKIKKTKKRNALKKKQKNELINQEFANKTQQWKSVHQKAISKSKHLLVAHKKTENIEYTNNPANINIRRKFDYKDNDD; from the exons ATGGACGAGTTTAATGAATCATTAGAAGATTTAGAG gaaaaaataaatgagtATAATAAACAGCTAGCTTTAGTAAgagatgaaataaaaaaatatgaacaaattcaaaatgatcaaaatgaagaaaatgagcAAATACAAAACTTGAAAAAGTTAGAATGTGATATGATAGAAGTTATAAACTTAACTCGGGATttgattaaatataaaaaaaaaa ACGAATCCGATGATGAAATACCCGATCAAATAgctgaagaaaatgaacagccattttcaaatgaaaatgaaaatgttatGAACGAGTCAGCATTATTAATTGGAAGAACATGCAGTTTTatgtatgaaaataaaagagtATATGGATCAATAGAAAATGTAgttattcaaaataatatggaaCAACTATTAgttcatatatttgaaaCAAATGAACAAGTTTTAGTAcacaaaaattatgtacagctaaatgaaatattgcACACATTGTCGACATCAGAAAATAACCAATACCAGGccttatataaaaaagatgg gCAATGGTATGATTGTTTAGTATCGAAAAGTAAAGGAGACAGCTACCTGATTACATATATAGGCTACAATAATAGtgaatatgtaaaaaacgATCAAAtaagaattaaaaagaaaaaaaaaattaaagaggTAATAACACCAGCTGGTTATAAAATACCAGAAAATTTAATagttaaagaaaatgactcattgaaaacaaaaataaaaaaaacaaaaaaaagaaatgcactaaaaaaaaaacaaaaaaacgaattaataaatcaaGAATTTGCAAATAAAACACAACAATGGAAATCAGTCCATCAAAAAGCTATAAGCAAAAGTAAACACCTTTTAGTAGctcataaaaaaacagaaaatATTGAATATACTAATAACCCtgcaaatataaacattagaagaaaatttgattataaagataatgacgattaa
- a CDS encoding Rh5 interacting protein, putative (term=annotation;date=20110922;qualifier=removed_product=conserved Plasmodium protein, unknown function;qualifier=added_product=rh5 interacting protein, putative;qualifier=added_gene_name=ripr;qualifier=added_literature=pmid:21909261;curatorName=ucb@sanger.ac.uk;~term=annotation;date=20160706;qualifier=added_GO:0020009;curatorName=ucb@sanger.ac.uk;~;query 1055-1055;GPI_cleavage_site_score=0.22039998;~iprscan;InterPro:IPR013032 : EGF-like region;Prosite:PS01186; score=1.0;query 693-706;description=EGF-like, conserved site;~iprscan;InterPro:IPR000742 : EGF-like, type 3;SMART:SM00181; score=13.0;query 936-973;description=EGF-like domain;~iprscan;InterPro:IPR000742 : EGF-like, type 3;SMART:SM00181; score=86.0;query 812-848;description=EGF-like domain;~iprscan;InterPro:IPR000742 : EGF-like, type 3;SMART:SM00181; score=24.0;query 764-808;description=EGF-like domain;~iprscan;InterPro:IPR000742 : EGF-like, type 3;SMART:SM00181; score=220.0;query 627-668;description=EGF-like domain;~iprscan;InterPro:IPR000742 : EGF-like, type 3;SMART:SM00181; score=84.0;query 852-891;description=EGF-like domain;~iprscan;InterPro:IPR000742 : EGF-like, type 3;SMART:SM00181; score=51.0;query 672-707;description=EGF-like domain;~iprscan;InterPro:IPR000742 : EGF-like, type 3;SMART:SM00181; score=76.0;query 347-384;description=EGF-like domain;~iprscan;InterPro:IPR000742 : EGF-like, type 3;SMART:SM00181; score=23.0;query 895-932;description=EGF-like domain), which translates to MMKRKITTKSFITIFGFILFNLSWCGTKDNILNENNNNILFSLNYKIRDKLYKGKIIYSDGIKTYGYKQKGVSIVIPLIYENKIKDFFSVSDDERSCGYHIYEYGISNNKYNYKCYQNNFCGIIPNNKYITEIENNLLYCAHFNSNEMIIYYISEPELLKPDVIYQELLFLENQKKILINCNTMFIEIVSINSVPSKYCLNDYLLLYALKACTNKTYCYINLSKFNLESCPINDSYSLHIKYKCKESPNLSLSKNDSANSKIKYSERICKYGYNIIQSKLLNKELTYNPKDNINNYRKMISSRCEKNYTCGNKICSVNQYCDEATETCKCKNLGISINQETCEPIDVCQLLNCPQNSICVKDKTTNKAECKCNDNKYYYQNKCYDAHEFEDLLKLNSIEYSQTYIDKLYIGSSLKSEHIFMKCPADFEIEVVTAYVSCYNIPFSLNSVHKKRPTAILKKECNGKNKCTYGNSANHVESLHAPNVCPNGFIYFKYNYLCKQKEDDDEEEDDEEDGDSHLSVKTKNGLQAFSASPTPKYINEHARGTSNENVTSYIKILKNTENSKIECLGGNIKIRSALIKGGLGCGDLNITTAVQKYCNDTSNCDIGSIYKFDTYCINNQYLYVSYECKDLCIYCTSDSSCYGNKFNNRCFCDYPYISKNKENNLVCEIPTSCSSITCRPNEECKNVNGYIYCDCVDGYSIIDGVCQKDIPCFDQCPKNKKCVVEKGKNVCKCINRSPNKKGKPICYDKESDDDYDALYASKNKCKKKEYMNMCNKNKEICVYDINTDKASCECKPHFTRSSKTNECEPGEYCNNVVCKTNEECIYSNGKGECVCKNNFYKNAEGKCVHNNLCTVNNGNCTDQANCIYHEDKPHDCTCKKEGYVFLNNKCVIKDKCSEKSYCSDNSICINVLNKEPICVCTFNYIKKNDVCVLKNPCLFNNGNCPKNSVCKYQSDKTTCTCSENYIQKNNICEPLIDQTYKKFLIKYNEDPFISLGGCGIIYFIYKDNQILWKINSTEESYIFNYTFPKNENVAAHIKNRKTKTILYLEKMENENSTTYDDFVLDHLHCEYTNMFFMPGRNRPPNMPSHA; encoded by the coding sequence atgatgaaaagaaaaataacaaCCAAATCGTTCATAACCATATTTggattcatattatttaatttgtcATGGTGTGGTACCaaagataatattttaaatgaaaataataataatatattattttctttgaattataaaatacgagataaattatataaaggaaaaataatatattcagatggtataaaaacatatggatataaacaaaaaggGGTTTCTATTGTTATCCctttaatatatgaaaataaaataaaagattttttttcagtaAGTGATGATGAAAGATCATGTGGTTATCACATCTATGAATATGgaatatcaaataataaatacaacTATAAAtgttatcaaaataatttttgtggAATCAtaccaaataataaatatattacagaaatagaaaataatcTATTATATTGTGCTCATTTTAATAGTAAtgaaatgataatatattatattagtGAACCCGAATTATTAAAACCAGATGTTATATATCAAgaacttttatttttagaaaatcaaaaaaaaattttaattaattgtAATACAATGTTTATTGAAATAGTTTCTATAAATAGTGTACCTTCAAAATATTGTCtaaatgattatttattattatatgctcTAAAAGCATGTACTAACAAAACCTattgttatattaatttatcgAAATTTAATTTAGAATCATGTCCTATAAATGATTCATATAgtttacatataaaatataaatgtaaagAATCCCCTAATCTGAGTTTAAGTAAAAATGATTCCGCAAAttctaaaataaaatattcggAACgtatttgtaaatatggctataatattatacaaagcaaattattaaataaagaattaaCTTATAACCCTAaagataatattaataattatagaaAGATGATATCAAGTAgatgtgaaaaaaattatacttgtggaaataaaatatgctcAGTAAATCAATATTGTGATGAAGCTACTGAAACATgtaaatgtaaaaatttgGGAATTTCAATAAATCAGGAAACATGTGAACCCATAGATGTATGtcaattattaaattgtcCACAAAATTCAATTTGTGTAAAAGATAAAACAACAAATAAAGCAGAATGTAAAtgtaatgataataaatattattatcaaaataaatgttatGATGCTCATGAATTTGaagatttattaaaattaaatagtaTAGAATATAGCCAAACGTATATAGACAAGCTATATATAGGTTCTTCATTAAAATCGgagcatatatttatgaaatgTCCAGCCGATTTTGAAATAGAAGTTGTTACTGCATATGTTAGTTGCTATAATATTCCATTCTCTCTAAATAGTGTTCATAAAAAACGACCTACcgcaattttaaaaaaagaatgtaatggaaaaaataagtgtACTTATGGCAATAGTGCAAATCATGTAGAAAGTCTTCATGCACCAAATGTATGTCCTAAtggatttatatatttcaaatataattatttatgtaaacAAAAGGAAGACGACGATGAAGAGGAAGATGACGAAGAAGATGGAGATAGCCACCTTTCtgtaaaaacaaaaaatggattACAAGCATTTTCTGCATCACCAACtccaaaatatattaatgagCATGCAAGAGGAACATCCAATGAAAATGTTACCtcttatataaaaatattaaagaatacagaaaatagtaaaatagAATGTCTTGgaggaaatataaaaattcgtAGTGCACTAATAAAAGGGGGTTTAGGATGTGGagatttaaatattacaaCAGCGGtgcaaaaatattgtaacGACACTAGTAATTGTGATATAggaagtatatataaatttgatacATACTGTATCAATAATCAATATCTGTATGTATCATATGAATGTAAAGacttatgtatatattgtaCTAGTGATTCATCATGTtatggaaataaatttaacaaTCGATGTTTTTGTGATTACCcttatatatcaaaaaataaagaaaataatttagttTGTGAAATACCTACAAGTTGTTCATCCATAACATGTAGACCTAATGAAGAGtgtaaaaatgtaaatggatatatatattgtgaTTGTGTTGATGGGTATAGTATAATAGATGGGGTATGCCAAAAAGATATTCCATGTTTTGATCAATgcccaaaaaataaaaaatgtgttgtagaaaaagggaaaaatgTGTGCAAATGTATTAATAGATcaccaaataaaaaaggtaaACCTATATGTTATGATAAAGAATCAGATGATGATTATGATGCTTTATATgcttcaaaaaataaatgtaaaaaaaaagaatatatgaatatgtgtaataaaaataaagaaatatgtgtttatgatataaatactGATAAAGCTAGTTGTGAATGTAAACCACATTTTACTCGATCTtcaaaaacaaatgaatgTGAACCTGGTGAATATTGTAACAATGTAGTAtgtaaaacaaatgaagaatgtatatattcaaatggTAAAGGAGAATGTgtgtgtaaaaataatttttataaaaatgcagAAGGAAAATGTGtgcataataatttatgtacAGTTAATAATGGTAACTGTACTGATCAGgcaaattgtatatatcaTGAAGATAAACCACATGACTGTACATGTAAAAAAGAGGGTTATGTTTTcctaaataataaatgtgttataaaagataaatgTAGTGAAAAAAGTTATTGCTCAGATAATTCGATTTGTATCaatgtattaaataaagaacctatatgtgtatgcacatttaattatattaaaaaaaatgatgtctgtgttttaaaaaatccatgtttatttaataatgggAATTGCCCAAAAAATTCGGTGTGCAAATATCAAAGTGATAAAACAACATGTACATGTtcagaaaattatatacaaaaaaataatatatgtgaGCCATTAATAGAtcaaacatataaaaaatttttaataaaatataatgaagatCCTTTTATTTCACTTGGTGGTTGtggtattatttattttatatataaagataatCAAATATTATGGAAAATTAATTCAACAGAAGaatcttatatttttaattataccttcccaaaaaatgaaaatgttgCTGCTCATAtcaaaaatcgaaaaacaaaaactattctttatttggaaaaaatggaaaatgaaaatagtaCTACTTATGATGATTTTGTATTAGATCACCTGCATTGTGAATACACTAACATGTTTTTTATGCCTGGACGGAATAGACCACCAAACATGCCTTCTcatgcataa